The proteins below are encoded in one region of Pacificitalea manganoxidans:
- a CDS encoding capsular polysaccharide biosynthesis protein, protein MGPQTPPDPDPAGPDHSARRLHVYNAGFLTQARLRRMLALAGWQVTLGWPRRDTPDEWVGVWGRSPYAARGEAVATRRATGLLRVEDAFLRSVHPGRAGAPPLGLLLDPVGVHFDSATPSALEQLLATHPLDDTALLNRARAAMARLRVGNLSKYNDFDPNLPAPAPGYVLVVDQTAGDASIRHGGASAATFNEMLAFAQIENPGARILIKTHPETRAGYRGGHFAADPGLPGVEIYDAPAAPWALLEGATAVYTVSSQLGFEAIMAGHKPRVFGQPFYAGWGLTQDENPVPRRERRLTRAQLFAAAMILAPIWYDPFRDELCDLERAIDVLEAEVRAWREDRAGGVGYGMRAWKRGHMQRIFGHTRRLRFADAPARAAQLAAQADAPVLAWAGRVTPALDAETTARAVPLVRVEDGFLRSRGLGAQLVPPLSLVRDDLGIYYDPTRPSRLEHLITAAPALPDASTYRARSLIDRLARARLSKYNLPRPLPDLPPGHRILVPGQVEDDASIRLGCTTVATNLDLLRHARAANPGAILVYKPHPDVEAGLRPGRLSASDTEGLADVIATEADPIGLIEACDAVWTMTSLMGFEALIRGKPVTCLGAPFYAGWGLTGQAIPLPTDVAARRQARPTLEQLAHAVLIDYPRYVDPVTGNACPVEVVVDRLENAPARAHRPGPALRLLARMQGALAGHAGLWRR, encoded by the coding sequence ATGGGGCCACAGACCCCACCTGATCCTGATCCCGCCGGGCCTGACCACAGCGCCCGGCGGCTTCATGTCTACAATGCCGGTTTCCTAACCCAAGCGCGGCTGCGGCGCATGCTGGCGCTGGCGGGCTGGCAGGTGACACTGGGCTGGCCGCGCCGGGACACGCCGGACGAGTGGGTCGGCGTCTGGGGCCGCAGCCCCTATGCCGCACGGGGCGAGGCCGTGGCCACCCGCCGCGCCACCGGATTGCTGCGGGTCGAAGATGCATTCTTGCGCTCGGTCCATCCGGGCCGCGCAGGCGCGCCGCCGCTGGGGCTGTTGCTCGACCCGGTCGGCGTGCATTTCGACAGCGCGACACCCTCGGCTCTGGAACAGCTTCTTGCCACGCATCCGCTGGACGACACCGCGCTGCTGAACCGGGCCCGCGCGGCGATGGCACGGCTACGGGTGGGCAACCTTTCGAAATACAATGATTTCGACCCGAACCTCCCTGCACCTGCGCCCGGTTATGTGCTGGTGGTGGACCAGACCGCCGGGGATGCCTCGATCCGTCATGGCGGGGCCAGCGCGGCCACGTTCAACGAAATGCTCGCGTTCGCGCAGATCGAGAATCCCGGCGCGCGTATCCTCATCAAGACCCATCCTGAAACCCGCGCAGGCTATCGCGGCGGCCATTTCGCCGCCGATCCCGGCCTGCCGGGGGTGGAGATTTACGACGCGCCCGCCGCCCCTTGGGCCCTGCTGGAAGGCGCGACGGCGGTCTATACCGTTTCGTCCCAACTGGGGTTCGAGGCGATCATGGCCGGGCATAAACCCCGTGTCTTTGGCCAGCCGTTCTATGCCGGTTGGGGTCTGACGCAGGACGAAAACCCGGTGCCCCGCCGCGAACGCCGCCTGACCCGCGCCCAGCTTTTCGCGGCTGCGATGATCCTTGCGCCGATCTGGTATGACCCGTTCCGCGATGAGCTTTGCGATCTGGAGCGCGCGATAGATGTTCTGGAAGCCGAGGTGCGGGCATGGCGCGAGGATCGCGCGGGCGGCGTCGGCTACGGCATGCGGGCGTGGAAGCGCGGGCATATGCAACGCATCTTCGGGCACACCCGCCGGTTGCGGTTTGCCGACGCCCCCGCCCGCGCCGCCCAACTGGCCGCTCAGGCGGACGCGCCGGTGCTGGCATGGGCGGGCCGGGTGACCCCCGCGCTCGACGCTGAAACCACGGCCCGCGCCGTGCCGCTGGTCCGCGTCGAAGACGGGTTTCTGCGCTCGCGCGGGCTTGGCGCGCAACTCGTGCCGCCGCTGTCACTGGTGCGGGACGATCTGGGTATCTATTACGACCCGACACGCCCCAGCCGGTTGGAACACCTCATCACCGCCGCGCCCGCGCTCCCCGATGCCAGCACCTACCGCGCCCGCAGTCTGATTGATCGGCTGGCCCGCGCCCGGCTAAGCAAATACAACCTGCCCCGCCCGCTGCCCGATCTGCCGCCCGGCCACCGGATCCTTGTGCCCGGACAGGTGGAAGATGACGCCTCGATCCGGCTCGGCTGCACCACGGTCGCCACTAATCTCGACCTGCTGCGCCATGCGCGCGCCGCCAATCCCGGCGCGATCCTCGTCTATAAACCCCACCCCGATGTCGAGGCGGGCTTGCGCCCCGGTCGCCTGAGCGCCAGCGATACCGAAGGGCTCGCCGATGTGATCGCGACCGAGGCCGACCCGATCGGTCTGATCGAGGCCTGCGATGCGGTCTGGACCATGACGTCGCTCATGGGGTTCGAGGCGCTGATCCGGGGCAAGCCCGTGACCTGCCTTGGCGCGCCGTTTTATGCCGGATGGGGTCTGACCGGGCAGGCCATCCCCCTGCCCACCGATGTTGCCGCCCGCAGGCAGGCCCGCCCGACATTGGAGCAACTGGCCCACGCGGTGCTGATCGATTACCCGCGCTATGTCGATCCGGTGACCGGCAACGCCTGCCCGGTCGAAGTGGTGGTAGATCGGTTGGAAAACGCCCCTGCCCGCGCCCACCGGCCCGGTCCGGCCCTGCGCCTGCTGGCCCGGATGCAGGGCGCGCTCGCGGGCCATGCGGGGCTGTGGCGGCGGTGA
- a CDS encoding metal-dependent hydrolase family protein: MTLKLLKNARIVDGTAPEPAAPVNIVIENGKIREVGADATASTDEVLDLAGLTVMPGLIDCHVHVIATTADLGRNAALPSSLVAARSSLLMRNMIMRGFTTVRDLGGADRGLQMAVDEGAFVGPRLVICGKALSQTGGHTDYRGPYDNRGAEWYADSLGAMGRLCDGVPDVQRAAREEIKNGAQFIKVMADGGVSSPSDPIGYLVYSVEELKALVEIAKGFGTYATGHLYTDEAIVRALDCGFECIEHGNLISDKTIARVAKEGIPVVPTNITYDILARSGAEFGLPAESVAKISDVREAGLERLEKMHAAGVLMGYGSDLLGGMQPEQSGEFTLRGRYIPADAVIRSATVDAAKVLRMEGQIGTIAPGAHADIIAVEGNPLDDLSLLTEQGAHMPLIMKGGNAVKKAATL; the protein is encoded by the coding sequence ATGACCCTGAAACTGCTCAAGAACGCCCGGATTGTGGACGGCACCGCGCCGGAGCCTGCCGCGCCCGTCAATATCGTGATCGAGAACGGCAAGATCCGCGAGGTTGGCGCCGACGCCACCGCGTCCACCGATGAGGTGCTGGATCTCGCCGGACTGACCGTGATGCCGGGCTTGATCGATTGCCATGTGCATGTGATCGCCACCACCGCCGATCTGGGCCGCAACGCCGCGCTGCCCTCGTCGCTGGTGGCCGCGCGCAGCAGCCTGCTGATGCGCAACATGATCATGCGCGGCTTTACCACCGTGCGGGATCTGGGCGGCGCGGATCGCGGTTTGCAGATGGCGGTGGATGAGGGCGCGTTCGTCGGGCCCCGGCTGGTGATCTGTGGCAAGGCCCTGTCGCAGACCGGCGGCCATACCGATTATCGCGGCCCCTACGACAATCGCGGCGCCGAATGGTATGCCGACAGCCTCGGCGCGATGGGACGCCTGTGCGACGGCGTGCCCGATGTGCAGCGCGCCGCGCGGGAGGAAATCAAAAACGGCGCCCAGTTCATCAAGGTGATGGCCGATGGCGGCGTGTCCTCGCCCTCCGATCCCATCGGCTACCTCGTCTATTCGGTCGAGGAACTGAAGGCGCTGGTCGAAATCGCCAAGGGGTTTGGCACCTATGCGACCGGGCATCTCTACACCGACGAAGCCATCGTGCGGGCGCTGGATTGCGGCTTTGAATGCATCGAGCACGGCAACCTGATCTCCGACAAGACAATCGCGCGGGTGGCCAAGGAGGGCATCCCCGTGGTGCCCACTAACATCACCTATGACATCCTTGCCCGCTCGGGCGCGGAGTTCGGCCTGCCGGCGGAATCGGTGGCCAAGATTTCCGACGTCCGCGAAGCCGGGCTGGAGCGGCTGGAAAAGATGCACGCCGCCGGGGTTCTCATGGGCTACGGCTCGGACTTGCTGGGCGGGATGCAGCCGGAACAATCGGGCGAATTCACCCTGCGCGGGCGGTATATCCCCGCCGATGCCGTCATCCGCTCCGCCACCGTAGACGCGGCCAAGGTGCTGCGCATGGAAGGCCAGATCGGCACCATCGCACCGGGCGCCCATGCCGACATCATCGCCGTGGAGGGCAACCCGCTCGACGATCTGTCGCTGCTGACCGAGCAAGGCGCGCATATGCCGCTCATCATGAAGGGTGGAAACGCGGTGAAGAAGGCCGCGACGCTCTGA
- a CDS encoding pirin family protein → MSLRPVTDLRRATPTMEGAGVKLHRAFGFGEPELSDPFLLFDDFRNEHPQDFAAGFPWHPHRGIETITYVLNGTVDHGDSLGNTGTLGAGDVQWMTAGSGILHQEMPKGNAQGQMHGFQLWANLPGSLKMTAPRYQDVQGKEIPEIWEDDGTRVKVIVGSFWGQTGPVDGIAADPQYLDIYVPPGVRKTFPVDTYRRAFAYIFEGSGAFADASAPGGVLLEKEVMGEEVNIRDMSGDRTLVRFGTGDEVTVQAGEDGIRFLLISGAPIEEPVAWHGPIVMNTRAELMTAMAELRNGTFIRPAH, encoded by the coding sequence ATGTCTCTCAGACCTGTCACCGATCTGCGCCGCGCCACCCCCACGATGGAGGGGGCGGGCGTCAAACTGCACCGTGCTTTTGGCTTCGGCGAGCCGGAACTGAGCGATCCGTTCCTGCTTTTCGATGATTTCCGCAATGAGCATCCGCAAGATTTCGCCGCCGGTTTCCCGTGGCATCCGCATCGCGGGATCGAGACCATCACCTATGTGCTCAACGGCACCGTCGATCACGGCGACAGCCTCGGCAATACCGGGACGCTGGGCGCGGGCGATGTGCAATGGATGACCGCAGGCTCCGGCATTCTCCATCAGGAAATGCCCAAGGGCAACGCACAGGGCCAGATGCACGGGTTTCAGCTATGGGCCAACCTGCCCGGCAGCCTGAAGATGACCGCGCCGCGCTATCAGGACGTGCAGGGCAAGGAGATCCCCGAAATCTGGGAGGATGACGGCACGCGGGTGAAGGTCATCGTCGGCTCCTTCTGGGGGCAGACGGGGCCGGTCGACGGCATCGCTGCCGATCCGCAATACCTCGACATCTATGTGCCGCCGGGCGTGCGCAAGACCTTCCCGGTCGACACCTATCGCCGGGCCTTCGCCTATATCTTCGAAGGCTCCGGCGCCTTTGCCGATGCCAGCGCGCCGGGCGGCGTCCTGCTGGAGAAGGAGGTAATGGGCGAGGAGGTCAATATCCGCGATATGTCGGGCGACCGCACGCTGGTGCGTTTTGGCACCGGCGACGAGGTGACGGTGCAGGCGGGCGAAGACGGCATCCGTTTTCTGCTGATTTCCGGCGCCCCGATCGAAGAGCCGGTGGCGTGGCATGGGCCGATCGTCATGAACACCCGCGCGGAGCTGATGACCGCGATGGCGGAGTTGCGCAACGGCACCTTCATCCGCCCGGCCCACTGA
- a CDS encoding polysaccharide biosynthesis/export family protein: MNWARRVALLTLVVAVAACALPRSGPNKKEIFAGSVLNDGDAFVVSVNDRVTRATAVVPALGFSGNFVNAGALGSDTIRPGDVLGLTIYENVDDGLLVNPGQNATLLDEVQVDGAGFIFVPYAGRIRAAGNTPEAVRRIITSKLDTQTPDPQVLVRRLAGDGATVSVVGGVGAQGVYPIERPTRTLSSMIARAGGIAIEPEIAQITIVRGGQRARVWFNDLYRNPRYDIALRGGDRILVEEDTRAFTALGATGSQNRVQFRSQTISAIEAIAQVGGLSTQLADPTGVFVFRNEPEDVARAVLGRNDLQGTQRFVYVLDLTEPNGMFQARDFAIRDGDTVYVTEAPFVQWQKTLSALTGSVGAAAGVVDTASTLSQ; the protein is encoded by the coding sequence ATGAATTGGGCCCGCCGTGTGGCCTTGCTAACACTTGTTGTCGCCGTCGCAGCCTGTGCGCTGCCGCGCAGCGGCCCCAACAAGAAAGAGATCTTCGCCGGATCGGTTCTCAACGATGGCGACGCCTTTGTCGTTTCCGTCAATGACCGGGTGACCCGCGCCACCGCCGTGGTGCCCGCGCTCGGCTTTTCCGGCAATTTCGTGAACGCGGGCGCGCTTGGCTCCGACACGATCCGCCCCGGCGACGTGCTGGGCCTGACCATCTACGAAAACGTCGATGACGGTCTGCTGGTCAATCCCGGCCAGAACGCGACCCTGCTGGACGAGGTTCAGGTCGATGGCGCGGGCTTTATCTTTGTGCCCTATGCCGGGCGCATCCGCGCGGCGGGCAACACGCCCGAGGCCGTGCGCCGCATCATCACCTCCAAGCTCGACACCCAAACCCCCGATCCGCAGGTTCTGGTGCGCAGGCTGGCGGGCGATGGCGCGACCGTGTCGGTCGTGGGCGGCGTCGGCGCGCAGGGCGTCTACCCGATCGAGCGCCCGACCCGCACGCTGTCGTCGATGATCGCCCGCGCCGGTGGCATCGCCATCGAGCCGGAGATCGCGCAGATCACCATCGTGCGCGGCGGCCAGCGCGCCCGCGTCTGGTTCAACGACCTTTATCGCAACCCGCGCTATGACATCGCCCTGCGCGGCGGCGACCGTATTCTGGTCGAAGAGGACACCCGCGCCTTTACCGCGCTCGGCGCGACCGGCAGCCAGAACCGGGTGCAGTTCCGCTCGCAGACCATTTCCGCCATCGAAGCCATCGCGCAGGTCGGCGGTCTCAGCACCCAGCTGGCCGACCCGACCGGCGTTTTCGTGTTCCGCAATGAGCCCGAAGACGTCGCCCGCGCCGTGCTGGGCCGCAACGATCTGCAAGGCACGCAGCGGTTCGTCTATGTGCTGGACCTGACCGAACCCAACGGCATGTTCCAAGCGCGCGATTTCGCCATTCGGGATGGCGATACGGTCTATGTCACCGAAGCGCCCTTCGTGCAGTGGCAGAAAACCCTGTCGGCCCTGACCGGCAGCGTCGGCGCCGCCGCTGGGGTGGTCGATACCGCGTCGACCCTGTCGCAGTAA
- a CDS encoding Glu/Leu/Phe/Val family dehydrogenase, whose amino-acid sequence MAAVKPISNEPSFRKSVDLMFDRAVGLMDLPPGLKEKIRVCNATYTVRFGVRLRGEIRTFTGYRSVHSEHMEPVKGGIRYSMAVNQDEVEALAALMTYKCALVEAPFGGSKGGLCIDPREWDEHEMERITRRFAYELIKRDMINPAQNVPAPDMGTGEREMAWIADQYARMNTTDINARACVTGKPLHAGGIAGRVEATGRGVQYALREFFRHPEDAKAAGLSPTLEGKRVIVQGLGNVGYHAARFLSEEDGAKITAVIEHDGGLVDPDGLDPEDIRQWIAVHGGVTGYPGAQYVERGEVLLEAECDILIPAALEGVINLSNARRIRAPLIIEAANGPITSGADEILREAGTVIVPDMYANAGGVTVSYFEWVKNLSHIRFGRMQRRQEESRHQLIVDELERLSADQGTGWKLSPGFKEKYLRGAGELELVRSGLDDTMREAYQSMREVWHGREDVSDLRVAAYLVAIERVAQSYKAKGL is encoded by the coding sequence ATGGCAGCCGTCAAACCCATTTCCAATGAGCCGAGCTTCCGCAAATCCGTCGATCTGATGTTCGACCGGGCCGTGGGCCTGATGGATCTGCCGCCCGGCTTGAAGGAAAAGATCCGCGTCTGTAACGCCACCTATACGGTGCGGTTCGGGGTGCGGTTGCGGGGCGAGATCCGCACGTTCACCGGCTACCGCTCGGTCCATTCGGAACATATGGAGCCGGTCAAGGGCGGTATCCGCTATTCGATGGCCGTCAATCAGGACGAGGTCGAGGCGCTCGCCGCGCTGATGACCTACAAATGCGCGCTGGTGGAGGCGCCCTTTGGCGGCTCCAAGGGCGGGCTGTGCATCGATCCGCGCGAATGGGACGAGCACGAGATGGAGCGCATCACCCGCCGCTTCGCCTATGAGCTGATCAAGCGCGACATGATCAACCCCGCACAAAACGTGCCCGCCCCCGACATGGGCACGGGCGAACGGGAAATGGCGTGGATCGCGGACCAATACGCGCGGATGAACACCACCGACATCAACGCGCGCGCCTGCGTGACCGGCAAGCCGCTGCATGCGGGCGGCATCGCAGGCCGGGTGGAGGCGACGGGACGCGGGGTGCAATATGCCTTGCGCGAATTCTTCCGCCATCCCGAAGATGCCAAAGCTGCCGGGCTGTCCCCCACGCTTGAGGGCAAACGGGTCATTGTGCAGGGGCTCGGTAATGTGGGCTATCACGCCGCACGGTTTTTGAGCGAAGAGGATGGCGCGAAGATCACTGCGGTGATCGAGCATGACGGCGGGCTGGTCGATCCCGACGGGCTTGACCCCGAAGACATTCGCCAGTGGATCGCCGTGCATGGCGGGGTGACCGGCTATCCCGGCGCGCAATATGTCGAGCGCGGCGAAGTGCTGCTGGAGGCGGAATGCGACATCCTGATCCCGGCGGCGCTGGAAGGCGTGATCAACCTGTCGAATGCCCGCCGCATCCGGGCGCCGCTGATTATCGAGGCGGCGAACGGGCCGATCACCTCTGGCGCGGACGAAATCCTGCGCGAGGCGGGCACCGTGATCGTACCCGACATGTATGCCAACGCAGGCGGCGTCACGGTGTCCTATTTCGAATGGGTCAAGAACCTCAGCCATATCCGCTTTGGCCGGATGCAGCGCCGACAGGAGGAATCGCGGCACCAGTTGATCGTTGACGAGTTGGAACGCTTGTCGGCGGATCAGGGCACCGGCTGGAAGCTGAGCCCCGGCTTCAAGGAGAAATACCTGCGCGGCGCGGGGGAATTGGAACTGGTCCGCTCGGGTCTCGATGACACGATGCGCGAGGCCTACCAATCCATGCGCGAGGTCTGGCACGGGCGCGAAGACGTCAGCGACCTGCGCGTGGCCGCCTATCTGGTCGCCATCGAACGCGTGGCGCAGAGTTACAAGGCGAAGGGATTGTAG
- a CDS encoding C4-dicarboxylate TRAP transporter substrate-binding protein yields MKKLLTYTALAGMMMTGAAAAETTFIANSFYDGAVPMSGEGYVRWAELVEELSDGDLKPEVYTGTVLLAPRASLQGIQDNVVQVAHHAAIYTPSDLPVSNAVQELGFAYSDPLAAIFAVTDFSMNNEVQLQEWQDKGVVYLGAYATPAYVLMCSSPVRNLDEMKGKRIRTAGSAVSVWVEEAGGIPVNVPSSEMYTGLERGTLDCATNAASDLVDRSLLEVAEHTTLLSTGMYYSGPQWGYNPEFWGSLTAEQREVLMEASARSMARMVIAYNEKVDAGLESSKEAGGNVYEPEQDLADHVAEFRDRTSAAAAEKAGTDFGVAEPDALIEDFETTMQKWIDLLADVDPADEDALTELAMQEIYSKIDASTYGVN; encoded by the coding sequence ATGAAAAAACTGCTGACCTACACCGCACTGGCCGGGATGATGATGACCGGCGCCGCCGCGGCGGAGACCACCTTCATCGCCAACAGCTTCTACGACGGGGCCGTGCCGATGTCGGGCGAAGGCTATGTCCGCTGGGCCGAACTGGTCGAGGAACTGTCCGACGGCGATCTGAAGCCCGAAGTCTATACCGGCACCGTGCTGCTGGCGCCGCGCGCCTCGCTTCAGGGCATTCAGGATAACGTGGTTCAGGTCGCCCATCACGCGGCCATCTACACGCCCTCCGATCTGCCCGTCTCCAACGCCGTGCAGGAACTGGGCTTTGCCTATTCCGATCCGCTTGCCGCGATCTTTGCCGTCACCGACTTCTCGATGAACAACGAGGTGCAGTTGCAGGAATGGCAGGACAAGGGCGTGGTGTATCTGGGCGCCTATGCGACCCCCGCCTATGTGCTGATGTGCTCCAGCCCCGTGCGCAACCTTGACGAAATGAAGGGCAAGCGCATCCGCACCGCAGGCTCCGCCGTGTCGGTCTGGGTCGAGGAAGCTGGCGGCATCCCCGTCAACGTGCCCTCCTCGGAAATGTATACCGGGCTGGAGCGTGGCACGCTCGATTGCGCGACCAACGCCGCAAGCGACCTTGTCGACCGTTCGCTGCTGGAAGTGGCCGAGCACACCACCCTGCTGTCGACCGGCATGTATTACTCCGGTCCGCAATGGGGCTATAACCCGGAGTTCTGGGGCAGCCTCACCGCCGAGCAGCGCGAAGTGCTGATGGAGGCTTCCGCCCGCTCGATGGCGCGCATGGTCATCGCCTATAACGAGAAGGTCGATGCCGGGCTTGAATCGTCGAAGGAAGCGGGCGGCAACGTCTATGAGCCCGAACAGGATCTTGCCGATCACGTCGCCGAATTCCGCGATCGCACCTCCGCCGCCGCCGCCGAGAAGGCCGGGACCGATTTCGGCGTCGCCGAACCCGACGCGCTGATCGAAGATTTCGAGACGACGATGCAGAAATGGATCGATCTGCTCGCCGATGTCGATCCCGCCGACGAAGACGCGCTGACCGAGCTTGCCATGCAGGAAATCTACAGCAAGATCGACGCGTCCACCTACGGCGTGAACTGA
- a CDS encoding TRAP transporter small permease subunit, with protein MQLILGIIRWLNIGTATAACVVMLLMMAHITIDVGVRYFVNGQIVGTLEWVSFYYMVALVFFALGFVEYRNENIRVDLFAQMMPKSVQLGLYIFACVLGLVFFGMLFWQSLHDAIRATGRGEEAMSNFRFYIWPARWALPIGFAGVLLAVLANLLRAIVRRQPL; from the coding sequence ATGCAGCTTATCCTCGGGATCATCCGCTGGCTCAATATCGGCACCGCCACGGCGGCCTGTGTCGTGATGCTGCTGATGATGGCGCATATCACCATCGATGTGGGCGTGCGCTATTTCGTCAATGGACAAATCGTCGGCACGCTGGAATGGGTGTCGTTTTATTACATGGTGGCGCTGGTGTTCTTTGCGCTCGGCTTTGTCGAATATCGCAACGAAAACATCCGCGTGGACCTCTTCGCCCAGATGATGCCGAAATCGGTGCAATTGGGCCTCTATATTTTTGCCTGCGTGCTGGGGCTGGTGTTCTTCGGGATGCTGTTCTGGCAATCGCTCCATGACGCCATTCGCGCCACCGGGCGCGGCGAGGAAGCGATGAGCAACTTCCGCTTCTACATCTGGCCCGCCCGCTGGGCGCTGCCCATCGGCTTTGCGGGGGTGCTGCTGGCCGTGCTGGCCAACCTTCTGCGCGCCATCGTCCGTCGGCAGCCGCTGTGA
- a CDS encoding haloacid dehalogenase type II — protein MAALASYAALSFDVYGTLIDWESGMVTGLRPLTDQLDREISDDAVLEMHARHESAAQAQTPARNYSALLATVYRRCAEELGLPADWEACERYGASVPDWPTFEDSADALAYLKQHYRMIVLSNVDNRSFAGSARRLGIAWDAVFTAEDIGSYKPSQRNFDYLLAGIERMGLARSALLHTAESMFHDHVPARANGLDNAWIYRRHQKQGFGATMDPGQLADTTFRFNSLRDMAEAHERGDL, from the coding sequence ATGGCTGCGCTTGCCTCCTACGCTGCGCTCAGCTTCGATGTCTATGGCACGCTGATCGACTGGGAAAGCGGTATGGTCACCGGGCTGCGCCCCCTGACCGACCAGCTCGACCGCGAGATCTCCGACGATGCGGTGCTGGAAATGCACGCCCGTCACGAAAGCGCAGCGCAGGCGCAGACCCCGGCGCGGAATTACAGCGCGCTGCTCGCGACCGTCTATCGCCGCTGCGCCGAGGAGCTGGGCCTGCCCGCCGATTGGGAGGCGTGCGAACGCTACGGCGCCAGCGTGCCGGACTGGCCTACATTCGAGGACAGCGCCGATGCGCTGGCCTATCTGAAGCAGCATTACCGGATGATCGTGCTGTCCAATGTCGATAATCGCAGCTTCGCCGGATCGGCGCGCAGGCTCGGCATCGCGTGGGACGCGGTCTTCACCGCCGAGGATATCGGCAGCTATAAGCCCTCGCAGCGCAATTTCGATTACCTGCTGGCGGGGATCGAACGGATGGGGCTGGCCCGGTCCGCGCTGCTGCACACCGCCGAAAGCATGTTCCACGATCACGTTCCGGCCCGCGCCAACGGGCTCGACAACGCGTGGATCTATCGCCGCCATCAGAAACAGGGGTTTGGGGCCACGATGGACCCCGGACAACTGGCCGACACCACATTCCGGTTCAATTCGCTCCGGGACATGGCGGAGGCACACGAGCGCGGCGACCTATGA
- a CDS encoding isochorismatase family protein yields the protein MSAQDDYGRRSYGEIPVGTGAKPGIVVVDFQLGFTDAQYPLGGAPLVMRAMENTAKLLKVARDCGVPVANCNTAYMNEREMPYWKITAVRETFRHDHPSVEIDPRIYDPDYDLTVCKKGPSIFFGTDVPAFFAKERVDTVIVTGCNTSGCIRASSIDSFSHRYRTLVPEDCVGDIEEQPHRDNLRDLGRRYVDVVDLDYALEFVRAWHRRETGADAPVPA from the coding sequence ATGTCGGCACAGGATGATTACGGGCGTCGCAGCTACGGCGAAATTCCGGTTGGGACCGGGGCCAAGCCGGGCATCGTGGTCGTGGACTTTCAGCTGGGCTTTACCGATGCGCAATACCCGCTGGGTGGCGCGCCGCTGGTGATGCGGGCGATGGAAAACACCGCAAAATTGCTGAAGGTCGCGCGCGACTGCGGGGTGCCGGTGGCCAATTGCAACACCGCCTACATGAACGAACGCGAAATGCCCTACTGGAAGATCACTGCCGTGCGCGAGACCTTCCGCCACGATCATCCCAGCGTCGAAATCGACCCCCGCATCTACGATCCCGACTACGACCTGACGGTGTGCAAAAAAGGCCCGTCGATCTTCTTTGGCACCGATGTTCCGGCATTCTTTGCCAAGGAGCGGGTCGATACCGTGATCGTCACCGGCTGCAACACCTCCGGCTGCATCCGCGCCAGTTCCATCGATTCGTTCAGCCACCGTTACCGCACCTTGGTGCCCGAAGATTGCGTGGGCGATATCGAAGAACAGCCCCACCGCGACAACCTGCGCGATCTGGGACGGCGCTATGTGGATGTGGTCGATCTGGACTACGCGCTGGAATTCGTGCGGGCGTGGCACCGCCGCGAAACCGGGGCCGACGCCCCGGTCCCCGCCTGA